The following proteins are co-located in the Rattus norvegicus strain BN/NHsdMcwi chromosome X, GRCr8, whole genome shotgun sequence genome:
- the Cldn34b3 gene encoding claudin-34-like, which yields MLMKNCHYQMGGFALTTVAWLLCCISIGLPQWQVWHYEDPVILKPTVAFVGIWRACIFHTDSNSSNNRLCHQYNYRDSFVPLYIRINQHLLLVSSFLGLFGKITTIIALSNVSMGRVRRNATCNPFSLSGILNIIASSFLYLAVLFNYIAIVRKWGVAFPPSFHMPSHPDIQKMGSAMALAIIAAVFFLLSGTICLSSNLGKSPHSKI from the coding sequence ATGCTGATGAAAAATTGCCATTACCAAATGGGAGGTTTTGCTTTGACCACAGTGGCCTGGCTACTTTGTTGCATATCCATAGGCCTCCCTCAGTGGCAAGTGTGGCACTATGAAGACCCTGTGATCCTCAAGCCTACAGTGGCTTTTGTGGGCATATGGAGAGCCTGCATTTTCCACACTGACAGCAACTCCAGCAACAACAGATTATGTCACCAATACAACTACCGTGATTCCTTCGTTCCTTTGTATATTCGAATAAACCAGCACTTGCTGCTGGTTTCTAGCTTTCTTGGGCTCTTTGGGAAAATCACCACCATTATTGCTCTTTCGAATGTGAGTATGGGAAGAGTACGGAGGAATGCCACCTGCAATCCATTCAGCCTTTCAGGGATTCTGAACATCATTGCTAGCAGCTTTCTTTACCTTGCTGTTTTGTTCAATTACATAGCCATCGTGCGCAAATGGGGGGTTGCCTTCCCACCATCTTTCCATATGCCTTCCCACCCAGACATTCAGAAGATGGGAAGTGCCATGGCTTTGGCAATTATAGCTGCGGTTTTCTTTCTACTAAGTGGTACAATTTGCCTTTCTTCAAATTTAGGCAAGTCGCCCCAttccaaaatttaa